A stretch of Mucilaginibacter terrae DNA encodes these proteins:
- the topA gene encoding type I DNA topoisomerase yields the protein MAKNLLIVESPAKAKTIEGYLGKDFTVKSSYGHIRDLVKSEDAIDIPNNFAQRYEVPADKKQVVSELKKLAKEAEMVWLASDEDREGEAISWHLFETLGLKNDKTKRIVFHEITKPAIMRAIENPRTIDYNLVNAQQARRVLDRLVGFELSPVLWKKVKPSLSAGRVQSVAVRLIVEREREINKFTAEAAFRIVAIFGKGRDAFKAELPERFAEQAQAEKFLQDCIDAAFTVKSLETRPTKRSPAAPFTTSTLQQEASRKLGFSVSRTMSVAQKLYESGKITYMRTDSVNLSDTALQAAQQQITSAYGDKYYQHRKFKTKSASAQEAHEAIRPTYFNEHTIDGDNSEKRLYELIWKRSIASQMSEAQFEKTTAKIDISSRSEDLVANGEVMKFDGFLKVYLESHDDEDEDDNQDGDSAILPPLTKGQLLALQEMTATERYSRPPARYTEASLVKKLEELGIGRPSTYAPTISTVQNRGYVVKEEREGKTRNYRVLTLKDKAVKHEQKTENTGAEKNKLFPTDIGAVVNDFLVQHFNGIVDFHFTANVEKQFDEIAQGLTEWTAMLKDFYTPFHEGVESTIQTAEKARGERELGVHPESGKKMSVRIGRFGPFVQIGDSDNEEEKPQYASLRTGQMIETITLEEALELFKLPKKVGVFEEKDMTVAIGKFGPYIRHNSAFYSLPKGVDPMSVSEPQAIEIIEEKRKKDAEKLIKTFDENPDVKILNGRWGPYIEFGKLNVKIPKGKEPLELTYEECKALADAMEKDPKAKKPAGKKFAKKK from the coding sequence ATGGCTAAAAATTTACTCATAGTTGAATCACCGGCGAAAGCCAAAACCATTGAAGGATACCTTGGTAAAGACTTCACGGTAAAATCAAGTTACGGACATATCCGCGATTTGGTTAAATCGGAAGATGCCATTGATATACCTAATAACTTTGCCCAACGCTATGAAGTTCCGGCTGATAAAAAGCAGGTAGTAAGCGAGTTGAAGAAGTTAGCTAAGGAGGCCGAGATGGTTTGGCTCGCATCCGATGAGGACCGCGAGGGAGAAGCCATATCATGGCACTTGTTTGAAACCTTAGGGTTAAAGAACGACAAAACAAAGCGCATCGTTTTTCATGAGATTACCAAGCCGGCTATTATGCGGGCCATCGAAAATCCGCGCACTATTGATTATAACCTGGTAAATGCCCAGCAGGCACGCCGTGTTTTAGATCGCCTGGTAGGTTTTGAACTTTCTCCTGTATTATGGAAAAAAGTTAAACCATCATTATCGGCCGGTCGTGTACAATCGGTAGCTGTGCGTTTAATTGTAGAGCGCGAACGCGAGATCAATAAATTTACTGCCGAAGCTGCTTTCCGCATAGTAGCCATATTTGGCAAAGGCCGCGATGCCTTTAAAGCCGAACTGCCAGAACGCTTTGCCGAGCAGGCTCAGGCCGAAAAGTTTTTGCAGGATTGTATTGATGCCGCTTTCACCGTTAAATCGCTCGAAACACGCCCAACAAAACGCTCTCCAGCCGCACCGTTCACCACGTCAACCTTACAGCAGGAAGCAAGTCGTAAGCTGGGTTTCTCCGTATCGCGCACCATGTCGGTAGCGCAAAAGCTGTATGAATCGGGTAAGATAACTTACATGCGTACCGATAGTGTTAATTTATCTGACACGGCCTTACAAGCTGCACAACAACAAATTACATCGGCCTACGGCGATAAATATTATCAGCATCGTAAATTCAAAACTAAATCGGCCAGTGCACAGGAGGCACACGAGGCTATTCGTCCTACGTACTTTAATGAGCATACCATTGATGGTGATAACTCAGAGAAACGTTTATATGAATTGATTTGGAAACGTTCCATAGCATCGCAAATGAGCGAAGCCCAGTTTGAAAAAACAACGGCCAAAATTGATATATCATCCCGCTCCGAAGATTTGGTTGCCAACGGCGAAGTAATGAAGTTTGACGGCTTCCTAAAAGTTTACCTCGAATCTCATGATGATGAGGACGAGGATGATAATCAGGATGGAGACAGCGCAATATTGCCGCCTTTAACCAAAGGCCAGTTACTTGCTTTACAGGAAATGACGGCCACGGAGCGATATTCTCGTCCACCAGCGCGTTATACCGAGGCCAGTTTGGTTAAAAAGCTGGAAGAATTGGGTATAGGCCGACCGTCTACCTACGCTCCTACCATTTCAACCGTGCAAAACCGCGGCTATGTGGTAAAAGAAGAACGCGAAGGTAAAACCCGTAACTATCGCGTATTGACGCTGAAAGATAAGGCCGTTAAGCACGAGCAAAAGACCGAAAATACCGGTGCCGAAAAAAATAAGCTCTTCCCTACCGATATTGGTGCCGTGGTGAACGACTTTTTAGTACAACATTTTAATGGCATCGTCGATTTCCATTTTACTGCCAACGTTGAAAAACAGTTTGACGAAATAGCTCAGGGATTAACCGAATGGACAGCCATGTTAAAAGACTTTTACACACCTTTTCATGAAGGTGTTGAAAGTACTATACAAACTGCCGAAAAAGCCCGTGGCGAGCGCGAATTAGGCGTTCACCCAGAGAGTGGAAAAAAGATGTCGGTACGTATTGGCCGCTTTGGTCCGTTCGTGCAAATTGGCGATAGCGACAACGAGGAAGAAAAGCCTCAGTATGCCAGCCTGCGCACGGGGCAAATGATCGAAACCATTACTTTAGAAGAAGCCTTGGAATTGTTCAAGCTGCCTAAAAAAGTAGGTGTGTTTGAAGAGAAAGACATGACGGTTGCCATTGGTAAGTTCGGCCCCTACATTCGTCATAATAGCGCATTTTACTCGTTACCAAAGGGTGTTGACCCGATGAGCGTGAGCGAGCCTCAGGCTATCGAGATCATTGAAGAGAAACGTAAGAAAGATGCCGAAAAGCTCATCAAAACATTTGATGAAAACCCGGATGTTAAAATATTGAATGGCCGCTGGGGACCATACATCGAATTTGGCAAACTCAACGTTAAAATACCTAAAGGGAAAGAGCCTTTGGAACTAACCTACGAAGAGTGCAAGGCCTTAGCCGATGCCATGGAAAAAGACCCGAAAGCCAAGAAACCGGCAGGAAAGAAATTTGCCAAGAAAAAATAA
- a CDS encoding glycosyltransferase family 2 protein, translating to MVISKLSIVIPAYNEGRTIHLILDKVKAVELVNNITKEVIIVNDCSTDDTEQAVERYRLANPGLNIQYYKHEVNKGKGAALHTGISKATGEYLIIQDADLEYDPEEYNDLLKPVVNGFADVVYGSRFMGSNPHRILFFWHTIGNRWLTFASNMFSNLNLTDMETCYKLFNTNIVQSLNLTEKRFGFEPEVTIKMSRIPHIRIYEVGISYYGRTYYEGKKIGWKDGVRAIFCILKFGLFKAK from the coding sequence ATGGTAATTAGTAAATTATCGATAGTAATTCCGGCCTACAATGAAGGTCGTACTATCCATCTCATATTAGATAAAGTTAAGGCTGTTGAGCTTGTTAATAATATTACAAAAGAGGTAATTATCGTAAATGATTGCTCAACCGACGATACCGAACAAGCGGTTGAACGCTATCGACTTGCTAATCCCGGACTTAACATTCAGTACTATAAACACGAAGTAAATAAAGGAAAAGGGGCTGCCCTGCATACCGGTATATCAAAAGCCACCGGCGAATACCTCATTATCCAGGATGCCGATTTGGAATACGACCCCGAAGAATATAATGATCTGCTGAAACCTGTAGTAAACGGCTTTGCCGATGTGGTTTACGGTTCGCGCTTTATGGGTAGTAACCCGCACCGCATCCTGTTTTTTTGGCATACCATAGGTAACCGCTGGTTAACCTTTGCTTCCAATATGTTCTCTAACCTCAACTTGACTGACATGGAGACGTGTTATAAGTTGTTCAATACCAATATAGTACAAAGCCTTAACTTAACCGAAAAGAGATTTGGTTTTGAACCCGAAGTAACCATCAAAATGTCTCGCATACCCCATATCCGTATTTATGAGGTGGGTATCTCGTACTACGGCCGTACTTATTATGAGGGTAAAAAAATAGGATGGAAGGATGGCGTGAGAGCTATCTTTTGTATTTTGAAGTTTGGATTGTTTAAGGCTAAATAG
- a CDS encoding 3'-5' exonuclease, whose translation MLDNLDWYNLMVIDIETVPQYSSYAEVPEHLKVLWDKKTTYQRKEETSEDFYRNAGIQAEFGKIICISVGMFTREGGFRVKSFASHNEEELLSNFATMLSKRSHNLVLCGHNAKEFDFPYMCRRMLVNGIRLPLQLQIAGKKPWEICHLDTMELWKFGDYKNFTSLNLMTAIFNIPTPKDDIDGSMVGHVYWIDNQLERICIYCQKDVVATAQLLKRFKGEDLIDEDMITIVD comes from the coding sequence ATGCTCGACAATCTGGACTGGTACAACCTCATGGTAATTGATATTGAAACCGTGCCTCAGTATAGCAGCTACGCCGAGGTTCCGGAGCATTTGAAAGTTTTGTGGGATAAAAAAACCACCTACCAGCGCAAAGAAGAAACCTCCGAGGATTTTTACCGCAACGCGGGTATACAGGCCGAGTTTGGTAAGATTATTTGCATATCGGTTGGGATGTTTACGCGCGAAGGTGGTTTCAGGGTAAAATCATTCGCGTCGCACAATGAGGAAGAGCTTTTGAGTAATTTTGCGACAATGCTGAGCAAAAGGTCGCATAACCTCGTATTATGCGGGCACAACGCCAAAGAGTTCGACTTCCCTTACATGTGCCGCCGTATGTTGGTTAATGGTATCAGGCTGCCATTGCAACTGCAGATTGCAGGCAAAAAGCCCTGGGAAATTTGCCACCTCGACACAATGGAACTTTGGAAGTTTGGCGATTACAAAAACTTCACTTCTTTAAATTTAATGACCGCTATATTCAATATACCTACTCCTAAAGATGATATTGATGGCAGCATGGTTGGTCATGTTTATTGGATCGATAACCAACTGGAGCGTATATGCATCTATTGTCAAAAAGATGTAGTAGCCACAGCGCAGTTACTCAAACGTTTTAAAGGCGAAGATTTGATTGATGAAGATATGATCACTATTGTTGATTGA